In Syntrophorhabdaceae bacterium, a single window of DNA contains:
- a CDS encoding endonuclease III domain-containing protein: MAGDKRLQKIFDSLLAAYGTRHWWPGETPLEVMVGAVLTQNTSWKNVEKAISSMKRQGAMSLPALAAMEEKGLAEIIRSAGFYNVKARRLKNLIHFIGEKFDGKIESMAEEGLPGLRDLLLGINGLGPETADSILLYALQKPVFVVDAYTKRFLTNHGLYCKSTDYHEIQRYFQERLAPDTYLYNEFHALIVVLCQTYCRKQPLCDQCPLGSDLDGKEARNRRPSQGRPPRNK; the protein is encoded by the coding sequence AGACACTGGTGGCCGGGAGAAACTCCCCTTGAGGTGATGGTGGGTGCCGTGCTCACCCAGAACACATCCTGGAAAAACGTGGAGAAAGCCATCTCTTCCATGAAAAGGCAGGGGGCCATGAGTCTGCCCGCCCTTGCCGCCATGGAGGAGAAAGGTCTCGCTGAAATCATCCGGTCTGCCGGATTTTACAATGTAAAGGCCCGAAGACTGAAAAATCTCATCCACTTTATAGGGGAGAAGTTCGACGGGAAGATAGAGAGTATGGCGGAGGAGGGATTGCCGGGCCTGCGGGACCTTCTCCTCGGGATCAACGGGTTAGGGCCTGAAACCGCGGACAGCATCCTCCTTTACGCGCTCCAAAAACCGGTATTTGTGGTCGATGCCTATACGAAACGGTTCCTGACCAATCACGGACTCTATTGCAAAAGCACCGATTACCATGAGATTCAACGATATTTTCAGGAAAGGCTCGCCCCCGACACCTACCTTTATAACGAATTTCACGCATTGATCGTAGTCCTGTGCCAGACCTACTGCAGAAAACAGCCGCTCTGCGACCAATGTCCCCTTGGATCCGATTTGGACGGAAAAGAGGCGCGGAATCGAAGGCCGTCGCAAGGAAGACCGCCACGTAATAAGTGA
- the purM gene encoding phosphoribosylformylglycinamidine cyclo-ligase: MTYKDSGVDIKRADTLLSHIRDRIQGTFNPFVMNSIGGFAALTEIPSGYKNPVLVSSTDGVGTKLKIAFDANKHTTVGIDLVAMSANDVLTMGAKPYFFLDYFASGRLEDGVYKDVIAGICDGCLMAGCALIGGETAEMPSFYKDGEYDLAGFAMGFVEKEGIINGRTIRDGDSIIGLASSGLHSNGYSMARKVLFDMGKLKITDRLQKLEGPLYEELLKPTRIYVKPVSTVLDRFTVRGMAHITGGGLPGNIERIIPEGLSARIGLMSEVPPIFGHIMRIGEVSFDEMCSTFNMGIGFILVVDNKDEGAVIDLFSQSGEKASLIGRIERFAGGPRVSVNPSPVL, translated from the coding sequence ATGACCTACAAAGATTCGGGCGTGGATATCAAGAGAGCGGACACCCTCCTCTCCCACATCAGAGACCGGATACAGGGTACCTTCAATCCCTTTGTGATGAATTCCATAGGCGGTTTTGCCGCGCTGACGGAGATTCCCTCGGGCTATAAGAACCCTGTGCTCGTCAGCTCGACGGATGGGGTCGGAACCAAGCTGAAGATCGCATTCGATGCCAATAAGCATACTACCGTGGGCATCGATCTTGTGGCCATGAGTGCAAATGACGTCCTCACCATGGGGGCGAAGCCTTATTTCTTTCTCGATTATTTCGCGAGCGGACGCCTTGAAGACGGGGTGTATAAAGATGTGATCGCAGGGATATGCGACGGCTGCCTTATGGCCGGCTGCGCCCTCATCGGCGGGGAGACTGCAGAAATGCCGTCCTTCTACAAAGACGGCGAATACGATCTTGCCGGGTTCGCCATGGGTTTTGTGGAAAAGGAAGGGATTATCAACGGCAGGACCATCAGGGATGGCGACAGCATCATAGGTCTTGCTTCGAGCGGCCTTCACAGCAACGGGTATTCCATGGCAAGAAAAGTTTTGTTCGACATGGGCAAATTGAAGATTACCGACCGCCTCCAAAAGCTGGAAGGTCCCCTTTACGAGGAGCTGTTGAAACCCACACGGATCTATGTGAAGCCTGTTTCGACTGTTCTCGATCGCTTCACCGTGCGAGGCATGGCCCATATCACCGGAGGAGGTCTTCCGGGAAACATCGAGAGGATAATTCCGGAGGGACTTTCCGCCCGCATCGGCCTCATGTCTGAGGTACCTCCTATTTTCGGTCACATCATGCGAATCGGCGAAGTATCTTTCGACGAGATGTGCTCCACTTTTAATATGGGCATTGGCTTTATATTAGTAGTGGATAATAAAGATGAGGGCGCTGTGATAGACCTCTTCTCTCAATCCGGCGAGAAAGCTTCCCTTATCGGCAGGATCGAAAGGTTCGCCGGGGGTCCCAGGGTCAGCGTAAACCCCTCGCCCGTCCTTTAG